In the genome of Natronorubrum daqingense, the window CGGCAAGGACCGCGAGCGCTCGAGAGAGTAGTGCCGACCCGACACCCGTCTTCCGATTGTCGGGGTGGACGGCGATATCCTTTACGTGGCCGAGTTGGCGGCCGAACCCGTCGGTGAGGTCAGCAACGATGTAGCCGGCGACGGCCCCACCCTCGAGCGCTACGAGAAATCCGGGAGAGCCCAAAAACCGTTCGAACGCGTCGTAGGGCCACGGCTGGGCGAACGATTCGTTCTCGATACGAGCGATCGCGAGTAAATCCGCACGCTCGGCGGGTCGAATGGAGAAGCCTTCGTCCGCGTTCACCCAGGAAGCCGGCCGTGTCACGGGTGGACGTACTCCCGGCGCGCTCAAAGAAGTAGCGCTGGCCAACGCGATGTCGGCCGACGAGACGGCAATCCACGCAACGGCGCCAGCACGCCCTACCACCTCACTGCGCCGGAATCGCGTCGGTGTCGAATTGCTCCGTCAGCCGCTTGAGTTCTTCGAGTGCGTCTTGTTCTTCCCGAAGATTCTCCTCGAGCAGGTCCGCACCTTCGTCTAGCCCGAGTTGATCTGCGAGTGGAATCAGGTTGCCGTAGGCCGCAATTTCGTAGTGTTCCGTCTTTTCCGCAGCCGCCATATTGTGGTAGTCGAGGACCTCCTGGGAGGGCGACTCGGCCGCAAACTCCTCGTACTCCTGAATGAGCCCCTCGATTCCTTCACACTCTTCTTTCTCGGGGGGCTCGCCGAACAGGTCGAAGACTTCCTCTAAGCGTTCGATCTGGGTTTCAGTCTCCTCGCGATGTTCGGCGAACGCCTGTGAAATCTCCTCGCGTTCGGTGTTCGACTCGAGGTCCTCGAGCGTGTCCATCAGCTGATGCTCGGCGTGATAGATGTCCTCGAGACCGTGTTCGAACAGGTCCTGAATCGTGTCCATGCTCATAGCGGGATCAGCCGATCGTTCGCCACTCGCGCGAAAAAGTCACGAGCCTGCGACGGCAGGTCACGAGGGCCGCCTACGGCTCGTCTCCACCGTCGTCACCGCCAGTTACTGTACTCTCGACTCGATCCGCGTACGCCTCGAGATCCGCCGCCAGCGTCCGCGCTTGATCGGACGTCAGTTCACACTCGATCAGATGCTTCGGCAGATGTTCTTCGGCGAGATTGTCGAGTTCGAACTGCAACCGGACGGTCGTCGGCTCGTCCGCATCGGTCGTCGCGTTTACGACCGCGACCGACTCCCACTCGAAATCCCGGCCCGTCGCCGTCGCTTCGACGTACTCGAGCGTCGTGTGTGCAGTGACCGAAATCAGTCGATCGGACATACCCTATCAACCATCGTCCGAATACTTAGCAGCCGCGACCAGGCACCATCGTCCATTCGATGTCGGGCGACGCCTCGTCCCGGTCACCTCGGACCCATTCGGTGACCCTCGAGTCCGTCTCTACTGCGCTACTTCGAACGGTCAGTCCAACCGGGCTACAAACTCGACCGGAGTACTGCCCCATGTTCCGGTTGTTTTTGCCCCTACACCGTGCCCGATCGAACATCCTACTGGAGTTCAACAACTGAACAGACCAATCGAGACACAGCTGCGACAGTCACGACCGCACGCACCTGCTGATACCCCAACCGACACACGACCACCTCTCGAGAGTGAATGTGACCAACCACAGGTGACGTCTACGTCGTTCACACCTCCCCCTCTCACCTCACAAGATAACACGCCGCTGAAAACTCCAGATTTTTACGTCAAAGATAGCGGCAGAACTAACCGATAGAGCCGAGTACGGGTATCGCTTGCGGGCGAAGCGGTACTTATGCCGATCCTGTTCGAAAGAGTAGCCATGACTGATGCGGGCAACTGCAACCCCGAGCCACTCGACTCTGAGGAAGACTCAACTAACCGTGACGACGCGCATCTCGACGACATCGAAGAGGGTGCCGGTTGCACAGAGATCTGGGAACACCTCGCCGAAAAGCGCAATGAGTGAGTCCCCAACGGCAGCATCGCCATTTATTACGTTGAGAGGGCTAGCAAGGTTATGACTGACAATCGGGCCGGCGACCGCTCACGAACCAGGCGCGATCGAAGGCGCTCAGTTCCAACGGATCGTGAATCACCCGTCGGTGAGCCAGTTATTCGTGGAGACGAATCAGTCACCGGTACACGAGCCCGTGACGCCGTCCAATTTGACCCAGATAATCCAGACAGCCTCGCCGATGCCGCCGAAACCGTCCGCGAATTTGCGAGTGGCTCGACGAACGACGACCACCTCTACATGCTCCGCGGCGCCGCCGCATGTGCCGCTCTCGTCCGCGGTGAAGGATCGTACAAAGCAGCAGCCGAACGTACCGACGGCGAAGCCACGATCTCCTTCATCCGAAAATGGGCCCGCGTTCACGACCTTCCTCGAGCAGTCCGCAAGCAGGTCGCACTCGGCGGAATTGCACCCACTGCTGCAAAACACATCGCCCGCGTCGGTGGCGAAGCGAGACACCTCCTCGCGTGGGCCACACTCGATGGGAACCTCACCGTCCGCGACGTCCGCGCGGTCGCAAGCGCCGTCAACGACGGCACCCCTATCGAACACGCCCTCGCCGACCACAACGTCACACTGGGACAACTCGAAATAACACTCTCTCCGACAACCTATCGCGATCTCCGCCGCCGCGCCTCGATCGACGGAACCAATCCCGGAGCGATCGTCACCGACGCACTCGAGCAGTACTTCGAGTAAGTGGTGACGAAGCGGTCACCAGATTACAAGTCGATGACGCTTCTTTCTCGTACCAGCAGCCACTGACTGACGAAGAAAGAAACGTTTAACCATTACTCGACGGAAGTAGCATACGAAGGGCCGGTAGCTCAGTCTGGCAGAGCGTCTGGCTTTTAACCAGACGGTCGCGTGTTCAAATCGCGCCCGGCCCGCTTTCCTGTCGCGAGCAAATTCGCGAGCGACAGGTAACGGAACCGGCGCGATTTGAAGTAGACCAGAAAGGCACAGCGAAGCGAGCATTTCTGGGCGTAGTTCACAATCGCGCCCGGCCCGCTTTCCTGTCGCGAGCAAATTCGCGAGCGACAGGTAACGGAACCGGCGCGATTTGAAGTAGACCAGAAAGGCACAGCGAAGCGAGCATTTCTGGGCGTAGTTCACAATCGCGCCCGGCCCGCTTTTACTCGAGCAATCACTCGAGCGACGGGTAACGGGCTTGGTATAATTTGAAGGAGACGGATCGAAGCCTGCACGACGGACCGAGCAAGAACGTCTCGGTATAATTTACGACAGTTAGATTGATACTAGCGAATTCTACGAACTGGCACCACACGAGTTAGTGTACGGTATTCCGCGGATCGGCTCCATAATGCAGTTCCAGGCTAGCTACCAAGAGGTTCCACCGACGCTTCAATTGCGCTGTAAGCAAGGTTAACGACTGCAAAGTCGGATCACGGGCCAATGTCACGATAAAATTACGAGAACTCAAGCCAAGGGCCGGATTTGAACCGGCGGTGGGCGGCTCTGCAGGCCGCTGCGTTCGGCCGGACTCTGCCACCTTGGCGCAATCTCGTCTTATCACCCCGTTCGTTTAAGCATAGCGGTACAGTACAGCCGTTGCTATCTAACTGTATTGGCTATACGCAAAAAACCCACAGAGCGATTGCTGTTGCTCTGTGGGCTTGTTATGAGTTCAATCCCGTGAGGGATTGAAAGAGTATGAGTGAAGGCGGCGAATCGGGGATCCCAGAGGCTCGCGCACTCCAGTACGTGCCGATACGCAGACGAGCTTATCTTCCGTGTTCGGGATGGGTACGGGAGGCACCTCGTCGCTCTGGCCGCCGTAACGCCGATCGACGGACTCGAACCGTCGCTAAACCGTAATCGGTGGTCTCCGACCGTGTGTATGTGTAGTCCAGTTTGCGTCCGGACCCGTTCACCGCGTCACGGATCCAATGCGATAATGTATGACTGTGTGGCTCGATCGATTAGTGCTCGCGGGCTCAACGCCTCGTTGCCTTGGCGCGTACACCCCGAGTCTATCGAACTCGTCTTCTACGAGTGATCTCAGTGGTATCTCTTTTCCAGGTGGGTTTCGAGCTTAGATGCGTTCAGCTCTTACCCCGTGGTGCGTCGCTGCCCAGCACGTGCCCTCTCGGACAGCTGGTACACGAGTGGCACCCATTCGTAGTTCCTCTCGTACTATACGAACGTTCCCGTCAGATACCGTAACACCCCCAATAGATAGCAGCCGACCTGTCTCACGACGGTCTAAACCCAGCTCACGACCTCCTTTAATAGGCGAACAACCTCACCCTTGCCTGCTTCTGCACAGGCAGGATGGAGGGAACCGACATCGAGGTAGCAAGCCACCCGGTCGATATGTGCTCTTGCGGGTGACGACTCTGTTATCCCTAAGGTAGCTTTTCTGTCAGCAATTGGCCGCATCAAGCAGCCTAATTGGTTCGCTAGACCACGCTTTCGCGTCAGCGTCCGTCGTTGTGCCGGACACTGTCAGACTTCCGTATGCTCTTGCGCTCTTTCCCGCGTCTCCGACGCGGGTGAGGAAATCTTGGGGCGCGCTCGATATCTTTTCAAGCGCGTACCGCCCCAGTCAAACTGCCCGGCTACCAGTGTCCTCCGCCAGGAGTGAGAGTCGCAGTCACCATCGGGTAGTATTTCAATGCTGGCTCGGTGAGCCGCTAGCGCGGCTACCTGTGTAACGCCTCCTACCTATGCTGCACAATGGCGACCACGTCTCAGTGACAGCCTGCAGTAAAGCTCTATAGGGTCTTCGCTTCCCCTTGGGGGTCTCCAGACTCCGCACTGGAACGTACAGTTCACCGGGCCCAACGTTGGGACAGTGGCGCTCTCGTTGATCCATTCATGCAAGCCGCTACTGAAGCGGCAAGGTACTACGCTACCTTAAGAGGGTCATAGTTACCCCCGCCGTTAACGGGTCCTTCGTCCCCTTGTAAGGGGTGTTCAGATACCCGCACTGGGCAGGATTCAGTGACCGTACGAGTCCTTGCGGATTTGCGGTCACCTATGTTGTTACTAGACAGTCGGAGCGCCCGAGTCACTGCGACCTGCCTCTTTCCGAGGCAGGCATCCCTTATTGCGAACGTACGGGACTAACTTGCCGAATTCCCTAACGTCGGTTATTCCCGACAGACCTTGGCTTTCGCTGCCACGAGTACCTGTGTCGGATCTCGGTACGGACTGTGTGCTTACCTTTTCACGGGCTCTAGGTTGACCTCTCTTTCGCTATCCAGCCATTCGATCGCTTCCTGCCATTACGGCTTCCACGATCTTCGACTGTTCGACCGGGCGAAAACCCGGTAGAGGCGGCCCCAAAGCGTCGGCTTTGAGTGCACACTGGCGTAGGAATATTAACCTACTTCCCTGTTGTCAGCTTCGACTTACGGGCTGACTTAGGACCGGCTAACCCTCAGCTGATCAGCATTGCTGAGGAACCCTTACTCGTTTGGCCGTCGAGGATCTCACCCGACTCACGCTGCTACTATGACCAGAATTTTCGTTACTGCACGGTCCACACGACCTCTCGGCCGTGCTTCCGCCCGAACAGTACGCCAACCTACAGGATCACTCCGTCAAGAGTGCCGCTAGGTCTCGGTGGTGGACTTGAGCCCCGATCATTTTGGGCGCCTCAAACCTCGGCCGGTAAGCTGTTACGCTTTTCTTAGAGGGTAGCTGCTTCTAAGCTCACCTCCCGGCTGTCTAGGGCTTGAGACCACCTTCGATCGCACTTAGTCCACACTTGGGGACCTTAACCCAGCTCTGGGTTGTCTCCCTCACGGTACACAGGCTTACCCCGCGCACCGGACTCCCTGCGTCAAACGACGTTCGTAGGTTCGGAGTTGGACAGGGGGGCACACTCCTCTCGGAGTGCGATCCCCCAATCCGTTGCTCTACCCCACGAACTATCTCGGCAGAGGTCATGCTTCGACATGTTTCGGTTGGAACCAGCTGTTTCCGGACTCGATGGGCCTTTCACCCCTAGACATAGGTCACGCGAGGGTATTGTAGGACACCAACGCTAACAGGCCTCCACGTGGCTTTCGCCACGCTTCACCTTGCCCATGCCTAGATCGTCCGGTTTCGGGTCGTGCCCGATTGACTCCCCGCGCTTGAACACGGCGGCCCTTGTGCAAAGCACTGCGGCCATGTCGGTTTCCCTACGCCTTCCCCGATACCCGGGTTAGACTCGTCAATCAGGCACACTCTCTGGTTCGTTTTTCAAAACGTACGACGGAACACCGGCTTCCCGTGATGCTTACTACAGGTTCGCACCTGATTCATTACTCACAGGACCTTGTGTGCCCCGTCGCTCTATCGCCAACTGATTTCACGCCCTATTGCACCTCCCTTCTGGGGGTACTTTTCAGCGTTCGTTCACACTACTTGTTCGCTATCGGTCTTGAGGAGTGTTTAGTCTTCCCAGTCGATGCCTGGGATATTCACGAGGGATATCCAACCCCCGATACTCTGGAGCTGACTCGTCTCATACTAATCTACACTACGGGACTGTCACCCTGTCTCGTGCTCTATTCCAAGAGACTTCCTGCAGATCTTCTGAAAGTGATCGTCAGTCCGAACACCACATTGCCCGAAGGCTTCGGTTTGGACTACATCGCGTTCCTTCGCCAGTACTAACGACATCACATTACGTTTTCTTTTCCTGCCGATACTGAGATGTTTCAGTTCTCGGCGTTCCCCATTGCGCGAAGCAATTGCGGTGGGGATTCCCATTCGGAAATCCTGAGTTCTTTCCCTCCGTGCGGGTCCCTCAGGCTTATCGCAGCTTGGCACGTCCGTCTTCAGCTCTCAAGCCGAGCGATCCACCAGCTGGCACAGTAGCCACGTTCATCGGATCGGGATTACATCAAAGATGTAATCGTTAAGTGACCCGGGAACGGGTCCAGTGGACGCCTGGACTACACGTACACACGGTCTCATCTGCACGCCGGTAGACGGCCGGCCTGCATTGACCCTTCCCAGCCACACTTGCGCGGGCTGGTGCATCGGTTCTGCTTCGGATTCAATCCTCGGGCCGTCTCCCACTTAAGAGACACGATCCGTGATTGACTCCGAGTCATGGACCCACAGGGATTCGAACCCTGGGCATCCTCCTTGCAAAGGAGGCACTCTACCACTGAGCTATGGGCCCACGTCCACCACTCGATGGTGGACACGAGATGACTGTTAGCCTTGGTAGTTCTGAGGTGCTCGATCGGCCTAACGGTGGGCGATCGAACGTGAACTGCGTGACGGATAACCGTCACGACTTCTGGGCTGGGGCAACGCCCCAGTCCCGGTCTGTGGAGGTGATCCAGCCGCAGATTCCCCTACGGCTACCTTGTTACGACTTAAGCCCCCTTGCGAAGCCCAGATTCGACCCCCGTACAGGGGCCTCATCCGGACCTCACTCGGGTGCTTTGACGGGCGGTGTGTGCAAGGAGCAGGGACGTATTCACCGCGCCCTTCTGAGGCGCGATTACTACCGAATCCAGCTTCATGAGGGCGAGTTTCAGCCCTCAATCCGAACTACGACCACGTTTCGGAGATTAGCGCCCCCTTTCGGGGTTGCATCCCACTGTCGTGGCCATTGTAGCCCGCGTGTCGCCCAGCACATTCGGGGCATACTGACCTACCGTTGCCCGTTCCTTCCTCCAGTTTGGCACTGGCAGTCCTCCTAATGTACCCAACCACCACAAGGGTGTTGCTGGCAATTAGGAGTGCGGGTCTCGCTCGTTGCCTGACTTAACAGGACGCCTCACGGTACGAGCTGACGGCGGCCATGCACCTCCTCTCAACGGCTCCAGTAAGCTCATCACACTGACCTTCACGGCACGTTGTCGATGCTGGTGAGATGTCCGGCGTTGAGTCCAATTAAACCGCAGGCTCCTCCGGTTGTAGTGCTCCCCCGCCAATTCCTTTAAGTTTCATCCTTGCGGACGTACTTCCCAGGCGGTCTGCTTCACGGCTTCCCTACGGCACAACACTGGCTCGTAGCCAGTGTCACACCTAGCAGACATCGTTTACAGCTCGGACTACCCGGGTATCTAATCCGGTTCGTGACCCGAGCTTTCGTCCCTCACCGTCGGATCCGTCCTTCCAGAGCGCTTTCGCCACCGGCGGTCCGTCCAGGATTACGGGATTTCACTCCTACCCCAGACGTACCCTCTGGATCTTCCGGTCCCAAGCCACACAGTTTCCACCGGACGCCTGCGCGTTAAGCACGCAGATTTCCCGATAGACTTGTGCGGCCAGCTACGGACGCTTTAGGCCCAATAATAGCGGTCATCACTCGTGCTGCCGGTATTACCGCGGCGGCTGGCACCGGTCTTGCCCAGCACTTATTCCACCACCACCTTACGGTGGTGAAAAGCGAGGACTATATGCCCTCGCACTCGGAGTCCCCTTATCGCACTCGCGTGCAGTGTAAAGGTTTCGCGCCTGCTGCGCCCCGTAGGGCCCGGTATCTTGTCTCAGATACCGTCTCCGGGCTCTTGCTCTCACAACCCGTACCGATTATCGGCACGGTGGGCCGTTACCCCACCGTCTACCTAATCGGCCGCAGCCACATCCTATGGCGCCTGAACGTTTCGCGCTCGCGCCACTTCCAGGCAGCGAGCGGTATTCCGCATTAGCCTCAGTTTCCCGAGGTTATTCGGATCCATAGGGTAGTTTGGCCACGTGTTACTGAGCTATCTGCTACGAGTCTGAACTCGTGCAACTAGCATGGCTAAATCGGACTCCAATAGCAATGACCTCCGGCAGGATCAACCGGAATGCTATATCTAACTCCCAGCCCCAATGGGCTGGGAGGGCTAAATTTGGCGGTGAATGTCGTATCCAAGATACACACTCACACATGGGTCCACGTTCGATGTCCCCCAGATCGTCGACCGATCAAGCGACACCGAACTACCAAGGCTAACATCAAATCCCATCTATACGGCGGACCGCAGGGGTGAGATTCTCATTTCCTTCGGATCTACTCCTAAGCCATCCGGGGTACATAACCCCTTCGGACCGGAGCGATCCATGCTGATGGAGCGAGTTGAACGCCCCATCGATCACATTTTCTTTTGCATTCCATCCGAGTTGCCTTATACACTTAAGGGCGTCGGATCGAAGCTCGCCGGAAGTCGCATCCGGCGAGCGATTACGATTCAATCTGAACGCCCTGGGACGTATAAGGGCACCGGATC includes:
- a CDS encoding DUF7119 family protein, with translation MTDNRAGDRSRTRRDRRRSVPTDRESPVGEPVIRGDESVTGTRARDAVQFDPDNPDSLADAAETVREFASGSTNDDHLYMLRGAAACAALVRGEGSYKAAAERTDGEATISFIRKWARVHDLPRAVRKQVALGGIAPTAAKHIARVGGEARHLLAWATLDGNLTVRDVRAVASAVNDGTPIEHALADHNVTLGQLEITLSPTTYRDLRRRASIDGTNPGAIVTDALEQYFE
- the rimI gene encoding ribosomal protein S18-alanine N-acetyltransferase, whose translation is MTRPASWVNADEGFSIRPAERADLLAIARIENESFAQPWPYDAFERFLGSPGFLVALEGGAVAGYIVADLTDGFGRQLGHVKDIAVHPDNRKTGVGSALLSRALAVLAARGADSVKLEVRRSNERAKRLYRQFGFEALRTVPEYYRDGEDAIVMIHKLGHCLV
- a CDS encoding DUF6360 family protein, whose translation is MSDRLISVTAHTTLEYVEATATGRDFEWESVAVVNATTDADEPTTVRLQFELDNLAEEHLPKHLIECELTSDQARTLAADLEAYADRVESTVTGGDDGGDEP
- a CDS encoding DUF892 family protein; translated protein: MSMDTIQDLFEHGLEDIYHAEHQLMDTLEDLESNTEREEISQAFAEHREETETQIERLEEVFDLFGEPPEKEECEGIEGLIQEYEEFAAESPSQEVLDYHNMAAAEKTEHYEIAAYGNLIPLADQLGLDEGADLLEENLREEQDALEELKRLTEQFDTDAIPAQ